One Centroberyx gerrardi isolate f3 chromosome 6, fCenGer3.hap1.cur.20231027, whole genome shotgun sequence genomic region harbors:
- the tada2a gene encoding transcriptional adapter 2-alpha, with protein sequence MDRLASFGNDPFDKPPCRGCSSYLAEPYIKCAECGPSPFLLCLQCFTRGFEYKKHQSDHRYEIMTSDFPVLEPGWTAQEEMSLLEAVMDCGFGNWQDVAYQMRTKSKEECESHYMKNFINNPLFSSTLLSLRQAEESRTADSAIPFKPTDDPPRPTFDSVLSRDMAGYMPARADFMEEFDNYAEWDLKDIDFVDDDSDILHALKVSVVDIYHSRLKERQRRKKIIRDHGLINLRKFQILERCYPKEVQELYDVMRRFARVAGPIEHDKFIESHALEFELRREIRRLQEYRKAGIKSFCSAKVYERVKRVREDERRKRTMLCDVLQYIQDGRACQQWLSKQAAIDAGITPVVTTITMSATGRRSAPPLNLTGLPGTEKLDEREKELCQVVRLVPGAYLEYKQALLNECRRQGGLRLAQARALIKIDVNKTRKIYDFLIKEGYINKA encoded by the exons ATGGACCGTTTGGCATCTTTTGGAA ATGATCCCTTCGATAAGCCACCATGCAGAGGCTGCTCATCTTATCTTGCAGAGCCCTACATCAAGTGTGCAGAGTGTGGACCCTCACCTTTCTTACTATGTCTTCAG tgtttcaccagAGGATTTGAATACAAGAAGCATCAGAGTGACCACAGATATGAAATCATg ACATCAGACTTCCCTGTACTGGAACCTGGATGGACAGCCCAGGAGGAGATGTCCCTATTGGAAGCAGTTATGGACTGTGGCTTTGGGAACTG GCAAGATGTGGCATATCAGATGCGCACCAAAAGCAAGGAGGAGTGTGAGAGCCACTACATGAAGAACTTCATCAATAAcccgctcttctcctccaccttgcTCAGCCTCCGACAGGCGGAAGAGTCTCGCACTGCAGACAGCGCCATTCCTTTCAAAC CCACCGACGATCCCCCGAGGCCCACATTTGACTCTGTGCTGTCTCGAGATATGGCTGGATACATGCCTGCCAGGGCCGACTTCATGGAG GAGTTTGACAACTACGCCGAATGGGACTTGAAAGACATTGACTTTGTGGACGATGATTCAGACATCTTACATG CACTCAAGGTTTCAGTTGTTGACATATATCAttcaagattaaaggagagacAACGCAGGAAGAA gaTTATCCGAGACCATGGACTGATCAACTTGCGGAAATTCCAGA tactgGAGCGATGCTACCCAAAGGAGGTGCAGGAGCTGTATGATGTCATGAGACGATTTGCCAGAGTGGCTGGACCCATTGAACATGACAAATTCATTGAAAGTCACGCGC TGGAGTttgagctgaggagagagatccGCAGGCTGCAGGAGTACAGGAAAGCAGGGATCAAGTCTTTCTGCA GTGCCAAGGTGTATGAGCGGGTGAAGCGCGTGCGGGAGGATGAGCGGAGGAAGAGGACCATGCTGTGTGACGTGCTGCAGTACATCCAGGACGGCCGGGCCTGCCAGCAGTGGCTCAGTAAACAGGCTGCCAT AGATGCTGGCATCACTCCTGTTGTCACAACGATCACCATGTCAG CAACAGGTAGGCGGAGCGCTCCTCCCCTCAACCTGACCGGACTGCCAGGAACGGAGAAGCTCGACGAGCGGGAGAAAGAG CTGTGCCAGGTGGTGCGGCTGGTACCAGGAGCCTACCTGGAGTATAAGCAGGCCCTGCTTAATGAGTGCAGGCGGCAGGGCGGCTTGCGGCTGGCTCAGGCCCGGGCGCTGATCAAGATCGACGTCAACAAGACACGCAAGATCTACGATTTTCTAATCAAGGAGGGCTACATTAATAAGGCCTAG